The following coding sequences lie in one Spinacia oleracea cultivar Varoflay chromosome 1, BTI_SOV_V1, whole genome shotgun sequence genomic window:
- the LOC110775231 gene encoding uncharacterized protein yields MEQCSPFGWVYYNEDEGMMGEMRQYILQSRMELEATVIAAQEEIMKKEEELMHMKDLLMMTIKERDEAQSKSQKLMLEKLLLQQQLQQQQRQPQLQPHQESLQHQQQQQQQQQKSAAAAAASLSNTNTTTNCFSSSSSECEESSIISSPHGGGTNSPALTQPQQQPALPPQIAATLASNRRPLPEKGKLLKAVMEAGPLLQTLLLAGPLPQWQHPPPRLDSIEIPPVTITNSNSPTKRGLDHFDYSMIPSPKYQRVV; encoded by the exons ATGGAGCAATGTAGCCCTTTTGGCTGGGTTTACTACAATGAAGACGAG GGAATGATGGGTGAGATGAGACAGTACATTTTGCAATCAAGGATGGAGTTAGAGGCAACAGTTATAGCTGCTCAAGAAGAAATCATGAAAAAAGAAGAGGAATTGATGCACATGAAAGATCTCTTGATGATGACTATTAAGGAAAGAGATGAAGCTCAATCAAAATCCCAAAAGCTAATGCTTGAAAAGCTGCTGCTACAACAGCAactgcagcagcagcagcgacagCCGCAACTGCAACCACATCAGGAAAGCCTGCAgcatcagcagcagcagcagcaacagcagcaaAAATCTGCTGCTGCTGCGGCGGCTTCTTTGTCTAATACTAACACAACAACTAACTGTTTTTCCTCATCATCTTCTGAGTGTGAGGAGAGCAGCATAATCTCTTCCCCACACGGTGGTGGTACTAACTCCCCTGCCTTAACACAACCACAACAACAACCAGCATTACCACCACAAATAGCAGCAACACTAGCCAGCAATCGCCGCCCATTACCAGAAAAAGGGAAGCTCTTAAAGGCAGTCATGGAGGCAGGGCCATTACTCCAAACACTCCTATTAGCGGGCCCGCTTCCTCAATGGCAACACCCACCTCCTAGACTTGACTCCATTGAAATTCCACCAGTCACCATTACCAACTCTAACTCCCCTACAAAAAGGGGGTTAGATCATTTTGATTACTCAATGATTCCCTCCCCTAAGTACCAAAGAGTTGTTTAG